The following are from one region of the Plodia interpunctella isolate USDA-ARS_2022_Savannah chromosome 25, ilPloInte3.2, whole genome shotgun sequence genome:
- the LOC128680732 gene encoding uncharacterized protein LOC128680732 has protein sequence MGRKKTIRGSERTMILKVLHFFEEEKLHGIAIPISQVEKRVCTATGISRRTLARIKNEEKEVLEKLRLSPQPGTSSEAPTETVKLPTPGKKRKQKKKLEIDDFMICAIKTKIESFYDVYKEVPTLKKILNVVKRDLNFPGQRETLRKIITESLGFKFKKCSKKRDVLIERPEIAAWRARYLRRLKENDDLGPEKKPVIFTDETWVHSHYTVNKCWQSQTVPGIRKNDSAGQRWIIVHAGGETGFVEGADLLYKCKSSKGDYHDEMDTENYTKWLTEKLIPNLPPNSIVVIDNAPYHSKQLNKPPTMAARKQDMQNWLSERNITFDPRMTKAELNYIIIRNRPEKEYLVDKLLEESGHEVLRLPPYQCDLNPIEYIWNLVKQRVADKNVDQSERQIEKLAREAIQSITQDDWKKEINHVDRLRKAYWEKQGLEDARELVINVNDDSDDSDLESHSDFERMSGIEELDSD, from the exons ATGGGTAGGAAAAAAACTATCCGTGGGTCCGAAAGGACaatgatattaaaagtattacatttttttgaggAAGAAAAGTTGCATGGAATAGCTATTCCAATATCTCAAGTGGAAAAGCGAGTGTGTACGGCTACTGGCATTAGTCGACGCACATTGGCCAGAATAAAAAACGAGGAAAAAGAAGTTTTGGAGAAACTAAGGCTTTCACCACAGCCGGGTACGTCAAGCGAAGCCCCAACAGAGACAGTCAAATTACCCACTCCAGGGAAAAagcgaaaacaaaagaaaaagctgGAAATTGATGACTTCATGATTTgtgcaattaaaacaaaaattgaaagcTTTTATGACGTGTACAAAGAAGTGcctacattgaaaaaaattttaaacgttgTTAAGAGAGATCTTAACTTTCCTGGTCAAAGAGAGACCCTGCGAAAAATTATAACAGAAAGTTTgggatttaaattcaaaaagtgcTCCAAAAAACGAGACGTGCTCATAGAAAGACCTGAAATAGCAGCGTGGCGTGCACGTTACTTAAGAAGATTAAAAGAAAACGACGACTTGGGCCCGGAAAAAAAACCTGTTATTTTTACCGATGAAACATGGGTCCACTCGCATTACACTGTCAACAAGTGTTGGCAAAGTCAAACGGTCCCAGGCATAAGAAAAAACGATAGTGCTGGCCAACGCTGGATAATCGTTCACGCAG GAGGAGAGACTGGGTTCGTCGAAGGTGCAGacttattatacaaatgtaaaagtaGTAAAGGGGATTACCACGACGAAATGGACACAGAAAACTACACGAAATGGTTAACCGAAAAACTAATTCCAAATTTGCCACCTAACAGTATTGTTGTCATAGACAACGCGCCCTACCACAGCAAGCAATTAAATAAGCCTCCTACTATGGCCGCTCGTAAACAAGACATGCAGAATTGGCTGAGCGAGAGAAACATTACGTTTGACCCGCGAATGACAAAGGCTGagttgaattatattataattcgcAACCGACcggaaaaagaatatttagtgGACAAACTTTTAGAGGAGAGCGGTCACGAAGTCCTCAGACTTCCACCATATCAATGTGACCTCAATCCTATTGAGTACATTTGGAACCTGGTCAAACAAAGAGTCGCCGACAAGAATGTCGATCAGTCAGAGAGACAAATCGAAAAACTAGCCAGGGAAGCCATACAATCAATAACGCAAGACGAttggaaaaaagaaattaatcacGTGGACCGGTTACGGAAGGCGTACTGGGAAAAGCAAGGTTTAGAAGACGCAAGAGAGTTAGTCATAAATGTAAATGACGACAGCGATGACAGTGATTTGGAATCACATTCAGATTTTGAAAGAATGTCAGGGATTGAAGAATTAGATTCTGATTag